Genomic window (Streptosporangium brasiliense):
GTGTCCAGAGTGAGTGGGCGGCAGTGGATCTGGCAGGGATGAGTGAGCGTGAGTACTTCGCTCTGGCCAAGCGGCTGGGCATGTTCGTCGTGGACTCCGCAGCTGCGCTGCCGCTGGCGGTGAATTTCGCTAGGGCGATGGACACGATCACCGGGAGGCTATCGCGGGTGCGTCCACGGAGCCTGGTGAGGAGCGTCGTGGCGGCTGCGACCGGCAAGCCGGGCGCCAGACCCGCCAGGAGCAGGCATATCGCGACGAGGAAGAGGCGCCCGCCAGCGCAGAGCGGGCCCCGGTGCGCTATGGCAGCAGGGGTCAGCGGCGCAGCGAGTACTGCGCTGGCAGCGAGGGGTAGCAGGTGCACGGATATTCTCGGCAGCGTGGCTCAGAAATCCATGTTGTCCATCATCTCCTGCTGATATTCGCAGAACTCCAGGAAACTCGCGAAATTGTCCTGCTGTAGAGCCTGAGCAAGCAATACTCGGAAGGACTCGTCGAAGCGAACGTCCAGCTCCGAGTTGATCCACTTCATGCCTTCGGGAAGCTCCGACTCTAACCACGTGTCAACCTCGTCAAAGAGCTCGAACACCTGCGTGATGTCGGTCTCAGATGCTGGCATGAAGGAGAACAGTGGACTCCTGCGTACGCTGGTCAGGCCGACCGGTACTGCGGCGTTCACCCCTGGCGTATGCAGGTAGATGGTTGCGCGGTGGCCTTTTTCAAAGCCGCCGTGAGAGTAGGGATTACGCCATCGTTCGACAACGTCCGTAAGCCGCTGCCTGTAGCGGGCGGCATCATGGTCTTTGCCGAGAACGCGGTCGAACTTGTCGCCCCACCGTGACCCGATCACGTCGGTAAGGTCGTCCCGATCCGGATCGAAGCCGTGGAACGCCAGGGCCAGTACCAGGTCGTGCTCCAGCAGGCTGATGTACGCCGAGATCGCTGCGATCATGTCATGGAAGGCGTTCATCTGCATCTGGGCTTTGCCGCTCTTGAAGGTGCACCAAGACCCAGTCGCGCCTTCGATCGGCTCGTCGTGGATGTACTCATCCTCGATGAGTACTGGGGTGACGGCGCGTTCGCGGAAGTACTCGTAGGCACGCCGCAGTGACTGGTGCTGATTCACTACGGTGGCGTTGCCTTTGCCGAGCAGTTCGGGTGCTGCGTCCACGATCAACTTCTCGACTATGCGCATCGAGGAGCGGAGCTTCTTGACGATCTGGACCTGAATGTTGTGCACCTCCTCTTCAGGCTTCTCGGTGCGCAAGTAGAGCCGCACCCCGAGTTTCTGATGCGCGAGCTCGCACCACTCGCCCCGGTAGGTGAAGTCGACCCACCACGCGGCCTTCTCACCGGGTCCGCGCGCCGTGAGTCCGGTAAGCGTGAGCGCATACTTGAATAGGGACGGAACCGGCACGTCGTCCCGGCTCAAGTGCAGCTTGTAGGTCGTGCCCCGTTGGTTGTCTTCATCCTCGGGGACCGGTCCGAAGTCACGCAACGCTGTCTGCTTCAGGCGCTCGCTCGCTTCGGCCTCTCCGGGGAGTGAGTTCATAGGGGCAAGCATGCACGCATACGTGTCGGATCCGCCGCCCAATATCCTCCGAAACCGCTCGACGGCACATGGTTGTGCGTAACGTGCAGCCATGGGGCCGCCAAGACCATCTGAACGGCGTCCGGTCTCGGCCAACGCTGACTGAGTTCGGGACGGGCAGCGCTGGCTGAACGTGGCCGACTCCGGTCACTTCACGTTCATCGGCCTGCCCATCCTGAGTGGGCAGGCCGGGATCACTTACTAGCTAAGCTAGTTCTCCTCGATCCAGTCTGCGGGTATCAGCGCCTCGCCGTCAGCGCGCCATCGATATCTAACCGCGTCGCTGAACCACTGCTCCTCGAGATCGGCGTGCTCCATGACGATGACTTGGAGGTCTACTTCGGGACGCGCGATAGTCTCCATGACCGCTTGATAGATGCGGACGAGCGATTGCCGATCGTCATCAGGCAACACGTGTGAACCGTCGCCGGCGTAGTCGGCGGGAAACCAGACTTGCGACGGCTGGTCCAAGATCAGAATCCTGGGTACGGGGCGGTCCTCCATCGCGAACCACTCGTGCAACGCCAGGAAGGTCGCCACGTGGTACCCAACATAGTTTTCGCCGCTGCCCATCTCGGGCAGCGGGACCGCGCCATTGCGGGTGTCGGCGACGACCGTCAGACGCCTCAGGTCCAGGCGGATTGGCCATGCCGAGTGCTCAAGTTCAAGGCGTTGAGCCTTCTCCCACAGGTTTTGGCTGATGCGCGCCAGGAAGGATGAGAGCAAGTCAGGGTTTCCGTTCTCCTCCAGCCTTACCTCGATCTCGGCGATCTCGGCCTCGATCTCAGCCGTGCGGTCCCGGATCGGCGGTTGTTGGTCGCGCCGGTCAAGCATCTCCAGGTAGAAACCGATCCGCCCCTGAACCAACGCGGTACGAGACTCGGCATCGCGAAGCCTCGCGATGGCCTGGATTCCGGCTTCTAGCTCATCGATCTCAGCCTTATTGGTTCGCAGTAGCTGCGTGACCTCTTGGATCTCTTCAGCCAGCAGCGCCATCATCTGGTCGATTTTAGGGGTGTCTGTTCGTATGGCGACGATCTCCCCGTCAAGTCGTAGCAGCTCACGGCGCATGTCTGCCCAGGTTCCTTCAGCGCCGGGCGCGTCGTTACCGCACAACGGACAGGCAGGCACGGGGCCGTCCTCGTTTCCGAAGAACCCGAGCGACGCGAGGCGTGCGCGCTGCTCGCTGGCTTCGGAGGCGAAATCGCTGTTCTCGTTGGTCGCGCGACGAAGCCGGGTCAGTTGGATATTCAAGCCGGCTAGCCGGTCTCGCAGCTCCGCACGCTGCTGATTGAGTGCTGTGATTTGATCACCTTGGGCCTCCGGCTGTCGGACGGACCTAACGTCGACGAGCGAAAGTGGCCGCAGAATTCCGACGGCTTCACTCTCATTGAGGCCCTGAGGGGGCAGCTCATCGAGCAGTCCAACGGCCGCTGCTTCTGCAAGGAGCGCACGGGCCTGGCCCGTGGCGCCAAGTGTTGCGGCGCGTTCATCAAGGGCCCGTTGCAGGGAGACGAGCTCCCGCTTGAGGGCGCGTAGCCTGATCGTGAGTGTGGCGTACTCGGTATCCACCGCTCCCAAGAAATAAGGAATGACCGCTCGAATCGCGTTCGGGCGATGTTCATCCCCTTGGGTATGGAACAGCACATCCTGGTTGGCGATCTCGTTCTGTTCCTGCATCACGAAGAACAGCGCGTGGCGGATGCTGGGAGACAGCGGCCCCGCGGTGCCGGGCATCGGAAGACGCAGTGAGCGGTCAATGCCGCAAAGATCTCCGATGATCTGTTTAGCGGTGTCGACGTTCGTGTTGAACTCGAGTTCGTCGAAGGCTGGTATCGATTCTGGATCGGAGACGACGCTGACGTACATGCGGTCGGCGGTTTTGTGGAGGCGCTCCGGCGCTGGCCGGGCGACGTACATCGCCCGATCACCGCTCACGATCATGAGGCCAAACCCTCTGGAGTTGTCCCTCGTTACCCCCGCCTTGACCGGATACCCACCGCTACCGAGGCAGTAATCGATGATCGTCACGATCGCACTCTTGCCCCTACGCGAGGAGCCGGTGATGATGTTCAATTGTCCGAGCTCAAAGGTCACCTTGCGCGCACGTTCGCCACGGCCGTACACGACGACATGCCTGATCTGGAAGCTCAAGGACGGACTCCAAGAAGGGTGAAGATCGTCGGAAGGTCGCCAGCCCTGGAAAGCCACCGGCCAAGGAACAAACTGGCCCTTTGGATCTGAGTAACTTCCAGGGTGTCACCGGAGATCCTCTTGGGGACTCGCCCGGTCGATCGGACAAGGTGTTGTTCATCCAGCACCAGCACACCGGCTCGCAGGCTGAGCAGCAGTCCTTCCCGCACGAGCGGGCCAAGAACCGGCGCGGCTTGTCGAAGGTGGACCCGGGCCGCCGATTCACGCTCGATCCAGTTGACCGTCGTCGAGGAGACGTTTTTCGGCAGGACGGCTCGCACCGGGGCAGTGAAGGCCATGACGGGAGCCAGGACAGCGAGAAGGAGGTGACAGCCGGGGCTGTTGTCCTGCTCATGCCCCTGCACGGCGCGGGTGACCAAAAGTCCGGCGAACGCAGGATTGAACAGGTTCCGCTCTTCCCGGCTCAGGAAGTCAATCACCGCCATTCACCGCACCACCGGCAGGCTCCAGGATGGTCAGAAGACGCGCCTCGAAGTCCGGGTGCCAACCCACACGCTGGTCGTCCGCGAGGATGTGAAAAGATCCCTTGCAGATAAAAGGGTCATGGCACTCCGGCCGGATGTTCCTGCGGAACTCGGTCTCCACCCAACCGTAGATCCGTTTCGCCATCGCGATCTTCGTTTCTTCCGCCGCTTCCACGCCAAGCTCGTCCTGCATGACGGCGAAGTGCGTCTCCCACTCCTCGCGCAGCCGTCGCTCGTAGGTGCCGATCTCACCAGGAAGGAGTAGGTTTTCACGCGCCCAACGTGAGCGTTGGGTAGAAGCGCGTAGGTAGTCACGCACCGCGAGTTCGATTCGACGGCTCCCTATTTCGATTAGATCGAGCTGTCGGATGAACGTGCGTTCGCCGTACTCCTCTCGCGTCACCGTCATCTCGGCAATGTCGTCGTCGATCGGAAGGTTATAGGTCCGGAACTGATCGCGCAGCTCGCTAAACTTTTCATCGATCTCGCTACCCGAGATCGGCATCGCAGCCGCAACCCGCATCGTTTGGATGCACCGCTGGATGAACCAGCCTTCGAGGCGGTTGAGTAGCGATGCAGCCGCCTGCTTGCCGACAGCGAAGTGGCAGATTTGAAGGAGATCCCAGTGGACGTCCTCAATGGTGGGACCGTCGCCGAGCACGGTGATGGCGGCAACCATCGCATGTCGTTGATCGTCCTTCAGTCCGCGGTAAGCCTCGATGCTCTTCTTCTTCGCATCCGACGCCGATTTTGCGGCCGCCGCTTCGAGTAGCTCATGTGCTTTCCCGACATCCCGGCCCGGACCTGTCTGAAGGTAGTGGGCTGCCGAATCAACGGGCACGGTCGAGGTGGTTAGCAGCAGGAGCCGGGTGCGGGCGGGGTCTAGCGAGCCGTCCCTGATCGCTTCGCTCCAAATTCGTAGCGTCTTCCACAGATCGGTGCTGCCGTCCGTGATCCGAGTGCCGCCGGCTCGATGCTTCAATTGCCAACGTCTGTTTTCGCCCGCAGCGATGATTTCCACGTCGTCCACCACCTCAACCGACACAGTCCAGCTCGCGTCTGTGCCGAACTCCCTGAGGCCGGCCAGGAGGGCATATCGCAGCTGGTACAGGTAGCCGATAGCCGAGGCCGAAGCATCGAACACACTGCTTGAACCACTCACAGGAACTCCTGAAAGCCCCGCCTGGACAGTCACCCTTGGCAGGGCATCACAGCCAGGTCGCCGAGTAAACACACCTCGTCACATTGGAAGCGATTCGTTGCCGAGGTTACCGGCTGGAGGAGGAGATGGTCTCCATGAGGAACGGCTCCGGGGGATGAGCAGTTCATCGCCTTCTCGGCGGCCGGCGCGTATATCCGCGGCTTCGATCACGAATGGGCGATGAGTCTGTACCGGAACGATGGGCTGCGGCCGGGTGTGCTCAACTCAGTTTGAGGACCTCCAAGCGGCCCGGTATCCGTCTACCGCCAACTGATCGCTTTGCCGTCCGCGCGTGCTCTCGACGGCGTCCGACTCGGCGAGCTTGCTAACGCGTCTGCTAACAACAGTCCTGGACGGCAGCGGGATACACGGGTCCCGAGATCTGCTCTGAGCAAGGTTTCTGTCGCCAGTGGTCGGCGGTGGACGTCTCTGACCATGCTACGGATCAGAAGGCTAGGGTTCGAGACCTCTCGGCTGCACATGGTTTGACCAGGGCATCTTTTGATTACAAGGAGGTCTTGATCGTTTATACAACCACGCGCTTACGGTGCCGTCTTCCCCCGCTTCCGCTTCGTGAGACCGGCGAGAGCATCGTTCATGCTGTCGTTCGCCGCGTGCTTCACCTCGTCGAGCAGGTGAACTAGACATCCGCCACGGTGGCTTGCCAGGTGTGCAACAACACGCCCTGGATAGCCTTCATGTCGGCGCCCTCGGGGAAGAGGAATGACCCACAGGCGAGGTCCCGCCCCGCCGCGGCCTCTTCATGAAGCAGGGCGCCAGCGGGGCGTCGACCGGCTGATCAGCGTGGCATTGGGCGCGCAGAACTCGCACACCAGGGTCTGCGCGGAGCCTGGCGACTGTGCATAGGCGCGAGAGGATTCACCCGCGGCGGAACGACCACGCGCCATCCGCGCGTATCTCCACGACCGTGGTGCCACTCGGCAGTTGAACCTCGCCGGAGTAGTTGCCGATCTCGTTGATCGGGAGGTTGAGGGCGCTTCCGCCATGCGTCTGCACGATGAAATTCGCCTTGCCCGAGTGAATGACCTGGGCCGTGGCGAGGCCTTCTGCGGGCGGGTCGAGTTTCAGCACTTGGTCGCCGCGTCCTTCGATGCTCGGGCCTGACCATGTTCGCGCGGCCGATAGAGGTTTCATGTCGGCGGTCCATTGGCCGTCCGCCTTGATTTCGAGCGCGGCGATCTGCGTGTTGTTTCGCGGGCTGAGCATGCGCGTGCCGGAATAGCTGCCGATCGCATTCACGGGAACGTCCTGCATCGCGCCTGAGCTGTCCAGGGCGGTGACGATGAAGTTGGCACTGCCGGTGTGGGTGAACGTGACCAGGGCGAGGTCGCTGATCGGATCGAATTTCACGACCTTCGCGCCGGTGCCGCTGTAGGTCTTCGGTTCGATCTGCGGAGGCTGCGCCACAGCGGGTGGAGAGCTCGGGGCCGTTGACGCTGTTGTGGGCGGCGCTGAGGGGCGCGTCTCGGTCACAGGAGCGGATTCGGCTGTTTGGGTGGGCGCTGCGTAGACAACATCAGGCGGGGCCCCAGTCGTCGTAGTCGTAACGCTGCCGACCTTGACGACGACCGCGACGCAGCCGAACAGCAGCAGGATGGGCGCGCAGACGACGAGCAGCCAGAACACAGCACCCTTGCCCGGTTTTTGCGGAGGTGGATTGTATCCGTAGCCGGGCGGGGGATACGGCTGGCCGTAAGGCTGCTGATACTGCTGGGGGTAACCGGCTGGCGGTCGCGGCGGCTGCCCGTACGGCTGCTGTGGCTGGTGATACCGATCCTGCGGGCCGTACTGATTCGCCATCGGAGCTCCTGGGACTGGGGGTGCGTAGGAGACGCCTCGAACGTCCGTCTGGTTGACGTTGGCTGTGAGGTTCCATGCGTTGCGTCTACGGAGGTGGTGTACGTGGCTCAGCGATCATGGTGGATGAGCAGAAGCAGCGTGTGTGAGAACGGCAATAGCCGTATTCGGCACCAGTCGTTGATCGTCACGTAGAGTGCGGCCGAAAGGAAGGGTGGCGAGAGTCTTCATCATTAATCGATCTTCGACACTCTTCGTCATCTCCACAGCTGAATGACTCAAGGTTCACTCACCCAGGGGGCGCAGGTGTTCCGGTGGATGACCAGGGCGGTCGTGTCCGTACCGCCGTCGCAGGACCATGATGCGCAGGCGCGTATCCATGGTGTCCAACTGCTCACCGAAGCCCGTGAGGAACTCAACCGGGCAGACATGAAGGCGCAGGTACTTCTCGGTGTCGCGGGGCTAGGCGTCGGCGCGGTTGCCGGTGGCCTGTTGGCGGGAAACTGGTCGCCATTGAAGCTGCACGCGGGTCTGCAATGGCTGTGGTGGGTGGGAGCGGTGTGCGCGCTCGCCTCTCTGGTCTGCATGGCGAGCGCCGTATACCCGCGTATCACAAAGCGGACGCTCGGTATCGCTTACTTCGGTGACATCGGGCGGTACGGCTCTGCGGCGGAAATCGCCAACGCCCTGCGCAACCACGACAACGATGATCTGACCGGCCTGGCCGAGCAGATCCGAGCGGTCAGCGTGATCGTGACCAGGAAGTATCTGCTCATCCAGTGGGGTTTCTGGCTGCTTCTGATCTCTATCGGGTCGACGGTCGGCTCGGCGGTGATCCAACTGGCCCTTTGACACGCTCGTGTGATTGCCAAACCGGCGTACCCGACGTACGCATGGGTCATGCGGCCCTTCTCCCAGCCTGCCTGGCACTCTCTGATCGAGAGTGGCACGCCGTGCCGGTACGAAGCCGGGGACGTGCTCCTACGGCAGGGCGCGCAGGGCAGCCACGTGCTGGTGCTGACCTTCGGTCAGGTCAAGGTGATCCGCCTGGAGCCGGACGGCAGTGAGCTCCTGTTGGCCGTACGAGGGGCGGATGACCTGCTGGGAGAGCTGGCCGTCTTGGACGGCGGAGAGCGGTCGGCGACTGTGTCCGCGCTGACCATGTGCCTGGCCTACGCGGTGCCGGCCGAGCGTTTCCACAGGATCGTCCGTCAGTTCGATCTGCACGGGATGCTGATCCGCCGCGCGATCCGCCGTCTGAGAGAAGGGGAGGACGTCCGGGCGGACCTGGCGGGGTTGCCCGCCGTAACGCTTGTGGCGCGGACTCTGCTGCGGTTGGCAACGGGACTGGAGGTACCGCTCTCCCAGAGCGATCTGGCGGCAGCGACGGGGCTCTCAAGGTCGGCGGTGGCCGCCGAACTGGCTGCGTTGCGGCGGGCGGAAATCGTCGCCACCGCGCGCCGGCGCATGGTTATCCAGGACTTGACTGCGCTTCGGGCAACGGCCTGGGATGAACGTCCAATTCTGGACAGTCGCTCGGAAAGTTGAATGCCATCGTGTAGCCAGTCATCAGGATCTGCCATGACAGGAGGCACCACAGTGA
Coding sequences:
- a CDS encoding DUF3732 domain-containing protein, with protein sequence MSFQIRHVVVYGRGERARKVTFELGQLNIITGSSRRGKSAIVTIIDYCLGSGGYPVKAGVTRDNSRGFGLMIVSGDRAMYVARPAPERLHKTADRMYVSVVSDPESIPAFDELEFNTNVDTAKQIIGDLCGIDRSLRLPMPGTAGPLSPSIRHALFFVMQEQNEIANQDVLFHTQGDEHRPNAIRAVIPYFLGAVDTEYATLTIRLRALKRELVSLQRALDERAATLGATGQARALLAEAAAVGLLDELPPQGLNESEAVGILRPLSLVDVRSVRQPEAQGDQITALNQQRAELRDRLAGLNIQLTRLRRATNENSDFASEASEQRARLASLGFFGNEDGPVPACPLCGNDAPGAEGTWADMRRELLRLDGEIVAIRTDTPKIDQMMALLAEEIQEVTQLLRTNKAEIDELEAGIQAIARLRDAESRTALVQGRIGFYLEMLDRRDQQPPIRDRTAEIEAEIAEIEVRLEENGNPDLLSSFLARISQNLWEKAQRLELEHSAWPIRLDLRRLTVVADTRNGAVPLPEMGSGENYVGYHVATFLALHEWFAMEDRPVPRILILDQPSQVWFPADYAGDGSHVLPDDDRQSLVRIYQAVMETIARPEVDLQVIVMEHADLEEQWFSDAVRYRWRADGEALIPADWIEEN
- a CDS encoding three component ABC system middle component, which translates into the protein MAVIDFLSREERNLFNPAFAGLLVTRAVQGHEQDNSPGCHLLLAVLAPVMAFTAPVRAVLPKNVSSTTVNWIERESAARVHLRQAAPVLGPLVREGLLLSLRAGVLVLDEQHLVRSTGRVPKRISGDTLEVTQIQRASLFLGRWLSRAGDLPTIFTLLGVRP
- a CDS encoding ABC-three component system protein, which translates into the protein MSGSSSVFDASASAIGYLYQLRYALLAGLREFGTDASWTVSVEVVDDVEIIAAGENRRWQLKHRAGGTRITDGSTDLWKTLRIWSEAIRDGSLDPARTRLLLLTTSTVPVDSAAHYLQTGPGRDVGKAHELLEAAAAKSASDAKKKSIEAYRGLKDDQRHAMVAAITVLGDGPTIEDVHWDLLQICHFAVGKQAAASLLNRLEGWFIQRCIQTMRVAAAMPISGSEIDEKFSELRDQFRTYNLPIDDDIAEMTVTREEYGERTFIRQLDLIEIGSRRIELAVRDYLRASTQRSRWARENLLLPGEIGTYERRLREEWETHFAVMQDELGVEAAEETKIAMAKRIYGWVETEFRRNIRPECHDPFICKGSFHILADDQRVGWHPDFEARLLTILEPAGGAVNGGD
- a CDS encoding Pycsar system effector family protein, whose translation is MTRAVVSVPPSQDHDAQARIHGVQLLTEAREELNRADMKAQVLLGVAGLGVGAVAGGLLAGNWSPLKLHAGLQWLWWVGAVCALASLVCMASAVYPRITKRTLGIAYFGDIGRYGSAAEIANALRNHDNDDLTGLAEQIRAVSVIVTRKYLLIQWGFWLLLISIGSTVGSAVIQLAL
- a CDS encoding Crp/Fnr family transcriptional regulator, translating into MRPFSQPAWHSLIESGTPCRYEAGDVLLRQGAQGSHVLVLTFGQVKVIRLEPDGSELLLAVRGADDLLGELAVLDGGERSATVSALTMCLAYAVPAERFHRIVRQFDLHGMLIRRAIRRLREGEDVRADLAGLPAVTLVARTLLRLATGLEVPLSQSDLAAATGLSRSAVAAELAALRRAEIVATARRRMVIQDLTALRATAWDERPILDSRSES